The following are encoded together in the Fibrobacter sp. UWB10 genome:
- a CDS encoding OmpH family outer membrane protein: MLKRLLIVLVLAFAAVSFAEDGLRIAHVDSKLIFDGYKGTKRAQEEYDRQVAKWEQQGNLLQKELAAIKEKLDKQVLMLSDEKKRELEAEYNKKDMELKSFIDRVYGRKGELISENEKVSGPIIQLIRKAINEIALQEGYDMVVDRATGAVVFWKKENDLTQKVLDYLNNR; encoded by the coding sequence ATGCTTAAGCGTCTGCTAATCGTTTTGGTTCTCGCGTTTGCGGCCGTCTCGTTTGCCGAAGATGGTTTGCGCATTGCGCATGTGGACTCCAAGCTGATTTTTGACGGCTACAAGGGTACCAAGCGTGCTCAGGAAGAATACGACCGTCAGGTGGCAAAGTGGGAACAGCAGGGCAACTTGCTGCAAAAGGAACTTGCCGCCATTAAGGAAAAGCTCGACAAACAGGTGCTTATGCTCAGCGACGAAAAGAAGCGCGAGCTCGAAGCCGAGTACAACAAGAAGGACATGGAACTCAAGAGCTTTATCGACCGCGTGTATGGCCGTAAGGGCGAACTGATTTCTGAAAACGAAAAGGTGAGTGGCCCGATCATTCAGTTGATTCGTAAGGCCATTAACGAAATCGCCTTGCAGGAAGGCTACGACATGGTGGTCGACCGTGCAACGGGCGCCGTGGTGTTCTGGAAAAAAGAAAACGACCTGACCCAGAAAGTGCTTGACTACCTGAACAACCGATAG
- a CDS encoding InlB B-repeat-containing protein, whose protein sequence is MKFTISIFTGVLFTALSANAATITSKMPTLSDGCYQISDAAELYGFADIVNGSGEGDPQGNVCGKLTQDIVVNESVLNSEGELNSQKDFVPWAPMKDFSGKFDGNNHVIYGLYFNGNGDKSVGLFENASGFQILNLGLEDFYFAGKENVGAFVGFVNDYSNNQMEITNSYAAGLVEGESGVGGFIGSATWHKGSLYISNSYNLSMVNGLHSVGGFIGSKYEDDVYIIRSYNSGDVFGKSSVGGFVGWASRGNLEIDQSYNAGKVVGQMYVGGLLGKATSFEYALFKNVYNKGAVEGGSSVGGLVGYGEAADLIGGGVTIANAYNAGHVSYDADSSLKAGTILGYGYGDGDIRFENCFFVEQEDILVANVSDTTNKVIEDVLGVTEERLMGGVVAGYLRGWIETYRNGSYVENGADGLVWAEDPAGTQVLPHFDWSNTKHYVFFVLDEGGKIEKGHELKYYEEGVETALPDAQFVTREGFYFAGWYDNRQFLGNAVTSVSPKATGTQIFYAKWTTPPVSSSSEESSSSVSSSSSDASSSSETPSSSSEQTTSFERMPLPQFSVSVVNRTLQVAGARVGDRYALFDMQGNVVLRGTANSANFSIAVPVSGHYVLRIGYGTRKVAVGN, encoded by the coding sequence ATGAAATTCACGATTTCAATTTTTACGGGAGTTCTGTTTACAGCCTTGTCTGCAAATGCGGCGACTATTACTTCAAAAATGCCAACTTTGTCGGATGGTTGTTATCAAATTTCAGATGCCGCCGAACTTTATGGATTTGCAGACATTGTGAATGGTTCAGGTGAAGGTGATCCTCAAGGGAACGTGTGCGGAAAGCTGACTCAGGATATCGTGGTGAATGAATCAGTGCTAAATTCCGAAGGCGAATTGAATTCGCAAAAGGATTTTGTCCCGTGGGCTCCGATGAAGGATTTTTCGGGAAAGTTTGATGGGAACAACCATGTTATATATGGATTGTATTTTAATGGCAACGGTGACAAAAGTGTGGGCTTATTTGAAAATGCGTCAGGCTTTCAAATATTAAACCTCGGTCTTGAAGACTTTTATTTTGCGGGAAAAGAAAATGTGGGCGCCTTTGTTGGCTTTGTAAACGATTATTCGAATAACCAAATGGAAATAACGAATTCCTATGCCGCAGGCTTGGTTGAGGGTGAATCTGGCGTAGGAGGCTTTATTGGAAGCGCAACATGGCATAAGGGATCGCTGTATATATCGAACAGTTACAATCTGTCTATGGTAAATGGATTGCACAGTGTGGGGGGATTCATTGGGAGTAAATATGAAGACGATGTCTATATAATAAGATCCTATAATTCAGGGGATGTTTTCGGTAAGAGTTCTGTTGGTGGATTTGTTGGTTGGGCGAGTAGGGGCAATCTCGAAATTGACCAAAGCTATAATGCCGGAAAAGTTGTCGGACAGATGTATGTTGGAGGCTTATTAGGCAAAGCGACTTCTTTCGAATACGCTCTTTTCAAAAATGTCTACAACAAGGGGGCCGTAGAAGGTGGCTCGAGTGTTGGTGGGCTTGTTGGTTATGGAGAAGCCGCAGACCTTATTGGTGGTGGCGTTACTATTGCTAATGCGTATAATGCTGGGCATGTTTCCTACGATGCAGATTCTTCACTAAAAGCAGGAACTATTCTCGGGTATGGATATGGTGACGGCGATATCAGATTTGAAAATTGTTTTTTTGTGGAGCAAGAGGATATTCTTGTTGCTAATGTGTCGGATACAACTAACAAGGTAATAGAAGATGTTCTAGGTGTTACCGAAGAACGTTTAATGGGTGGAGTTGTTGCTGGTTATTTACGAGGCTGGATTGAAACTTACCGTAACGGTTCTTATGTGGAAAATGGCGCCGATGGTCTCGTATGGGCCGAAGACCCTGCTGGCACGCAGGTGCTCCCGCATTTTGATTGGAGTAACACGAAACACTATGTATTTTTCGTTTTAGATGAAGGCGGCAAAATCGAAAAAGGTCATGAGCTGAAGTATTATGAAGAAGGAGTGGAGACAGCGCTTCCTGATGCACAATTCGTGACTCGCGAAGGGTTCTATTTTGCGGGTTGGTATGATAACAGGCAATTTTTGGGGAATGCTGTCACTTCGGTGAGCCCCAAAGCGACTGGTACACAGATCTTTTATGCCAAGTGGACTACACCCCCAGTTTCAAGTTCCAGCGAGGAATCCTCTTCGAGCGTATCTAGCAGTTCTTCTGATGCGTCAAGCTCTTCTGAAACACCGAGTTCTAGTAGCGAACAGACTACTTCCTTTGAGCGAATGCCGTTGCCGCAGTTTAGTGTGAGCGTTGTAAATCGCACCTTGCAGGTGGCAGGAGCCCGTGTGGGCGACAGGTATGCACTGTTCGACATGCAGGGCAATGTGGTGCTCCGTGGAACCGCAAATAGCGCGAATTTCAGCATCGCGGTACCTGTTTCGGGTCATTATGTGCTCCGAATCGGTTACGGAACTCGCAAGGTGGCTGTGGGAAACTAG
- a CDS encoding sugar transferase, with product MEQESVNPAIGSILDEQKLKNIVYPAKLFRTRLNEEFMRANRTRKPFLYIKMYSHQYDFFGWGSPNKTVENTWRISILTMFSHLRFIDVLGYLSDGSGLGIILLNSDLSVLESIRKEILHKLNDAGLIQTLRINPKRPIFEAYLYTGYQEKDNLELADKIKDFNSANGRFFSLSRLNLDHIWEHPHTIRYRHMVKRFVDVTCTSIAIVLCSPLLLFCAAAVKISDPKGPVIFKQTRVGKNGKLFTMYKFRSMYVDAEERKKELMAQNETGGKTFKMKNDPRIYPFGHVLRKFSLDELPQFFNIIKGDMSIVGPRPPIPSEVAEYEPWHRMRLSVTPGLTCIWQVSGRSNISFEGQMRLDNDYIKRNGKLSDDVSLILKTFKVVFKGEGAY from the coding sequence ATGGAACAGGAATCCGTTAACCCGGCAATTGGCTCAATTCTCGACGAGCAAAAGCTAAAGAACATTGTCTATCCGGCAAAGCTCTTTAGAACGCGTTTGAACGAAGAATTTATGCGTGCGAACCGCACCCGCAAGCCGTTCCTGTATATCAAGATGTATTCGCACCAGTACGACTTCTTTGGTTGGGGCAGCCCGAACAAGACCGTCGAAAACACCTGGCGAATCAGCATTTTGACCATGTTTTCGCACTTGCGCTTTATCGATGTTTTGGGCTACCTTTCCGATGGTAGCGGTCTCGGCATTATCTTGCTGAATTCCGACCTCTCGGTGTTGGAATCGATTCGCAAAGAAATCTTGCACAAGTTGAACGACGCAGGCCTTATCCAGACGCTCCGCATCAACCCGAAGCGCCCGATTTTCGAAGCCTACCTCTACACGGGTTACCAGGAAAAAGACAACCTGGAACTGGCCGATAAAATCAAAGACTTTAACAGCGCAAACGGTCGATTCTTCTCGCTTAGCCGCTTGAACCTCGACCACATTTGGGAACACCCGCACACCATTCGCTACCGCCACATGGTCAAGCGTTTTGTCGACGTGACCTGCACTAGCATTGCGATTGTGCTCTGCTCTCCCCTGCTCCTGTTCTGCGCCGCCGCAGTCAAGATTAGCGACCCGAAGGGTCCTGTCATATTCAAGCAGACCCGCGTAGGCAAGAACGGCAAACTGTTCACCATGTACAAGTTCCGCAGTATGTACGTGGATGCCGAAGAACGCAAAAAAGAATTGATGGCCCAGAACGAAACGGGCGGCAAGACGTTCAAGATGAAGAACGACCCGCGTATCTATCCGTTCGGTCATGTGCTTCGCAAGTTCAGCCTCGACGAACTGCCACAGTTCTTCAACATTATCAAGGGCGACATGTCCATTGTGGGTCCGCGTCCGCCGATTCCGTCCGAGGTGGCGGAATACGAGCCCTGGCATCGCATGCGTTTGTCTGTAACGCCAGGTCTCACCTGCATTTGGCAGGTCAGCGGCCGCAGTAATATCAGCTTTGAAGGTCAGATGCGCCTCGACAACGACTACATCAAGCGCAACGGCAAGCTCAGTGACGATGTTTCGCTTATCCTCAAGACCTTCAAGGTCGTGTTCAAGGGCGAAGGCGCGTACTAG